In the genome of Bacteroidota bacterium, the window GGTTGATGAATATATACGGGGTAGATGATGAGTTTTTAGAATTGATGAAAATACCCATCACCCAAGGGCGTAATTTTAATAAAGAAAGCCTTGCCGATGATACCGGAGCATTTATAGTGAACCAAGCAGCGATTAGAGAGTTTGGCTGGGATAAACCTTTTGATGTTTCGCTGAAAAACGGATTTGGGTACGATGGAAAAGTAGTAGGAGTGATAAACGATTATCATTTTATGCCCATGCAACAGCCCATTGAACCTATGGTGCTTGTGCGCAAACGAGGCAGCGTAGGGGGAGGTGTGATGCTGCTGAAACTTGGCGAGCATAATACCAAAGAAACCGTTGCCTTTGTGGAAGGTGTTTGGAAGAAATACTCAAAAAAATACCCTACTGAATACTTTTTTGTGGATGAGAATTTTAACAGCAAATACGAGGCCGAGGATAAGAGGCTAAAAATATTCGGCTACTTTTCAATCGTGGCCATCATTGTAGCCTGCCTCGGTCTTTTTGGCCTTGTATCCTACAGTATTGAGCAGCGCACCAAAGAAATAGGTATCCGCAAAGTAATAGGAGCCAGTACTTTACAAGTAGCCTATGTGCTAATAAAATCATACTTGTTGCTGATACTGTTGGCAATCGTTATCGCCATTCCTTGTGCCTATATGTATATGAATAAATGGCTCACCGGTTTCGCATATCATATTAATCCCGAGGTAAAATATTTTGTGTTGGCTGTTTTTGTCGCCGCTGCAATAGCCCTCGGAACAATGCTTTGGCAAGCATTGCGTGCGGCTTGTCTAAACCCCGCTAATAGTTTACGCTACGAATAATTAAAACTATGAAACAGAAGTTTTTCAGCGATAAGTTTATGAGTGCTTTAGGCCGTTCATACCTTGTGCCTTGCAACATGTGGAATAAGGAGGATGAAGATTTTTATACAAAAAACATCCTTCCTGTTTTCAGGCGGTTTATGAAAAATTTATTGCCCCGATTGAAAAAGTGCGACGGCAGTGTTAATGATAACTTAAAAGAGATTTTAATCACCTGTGCAAACCGCTCGTTTTTTGAATTACCAACCGGCGAGTTTGCCGAAGTGGGGGCTATAATTACACAACAGCACGTGGTTGCCGGAATGCCTGTAGAAGGTATGGTGTTTGGTTTTACGCCCAAAAAAATTGTATTGGCTGGCGGAATTTTCGGGATTGAAGACCATAAGCTGGAACAGATTAAAGGTTTTTTGACTGAACAGAATGAAAAATATACACTGTTGCAAGACAACGAAGATTTTTCAGAAAGTTTTGGGAAGGAGGGTTTTTGCCGCCCAACCAATCCTTTGGGAGTAAATACCTGTTCGGACGGGTTGGTGTTGAATCAAGGCTTCGCAGGCTGTGTTGGCTATATTCCGGGGCGGTTTATTACGGATGATATTTTGCCCGATATTATTATTGCTCATTACAAAGGGATAAAAGCGATGAACCGCTTTCTGAACAAAGCAGTAAAACCTTTGAAGGTATCGTGTGAAATAACGGTTTGAACTATGAAACGATAGCTGTATCTTTGCAGCCGTTTTCATGGTCCCGTAGCTCAGTTGGATAGAGCAACTGCCTTCTAAGCAGTAGGCCATTGGTTCGAATCCAATCGGGATCACAAACATTTAAAGCCACATTTTGTGGCTTTTTTTATTCTTAAGAATGCTAATTCTTTGCCTCAAATCCAAAACGGATAGCATCTTTAAGCACTTCAATATTAATATCCTGAAGCTTCTTAAACTTAATGCAGTAGCCTGTTACGCCGGCTTTTCCCAAACTTTTTCCATATGTATCGGCTAAGTACGTTTTATCATCAATGCCAAGAATATATACTGAGATTCCGCTTGTGTTTGCACTAATACCAATTTGATAGAACTCTCTGGTTTTGCCGTCAGTATATTTCATGGTTTGAAATCCATATCCGATATTAGGGTTTGAAACCACTTTGTTTTCACTGTTTTTCCCATCCAAGAACCATAATCGGCAGTCAGGGTTTATCCCCATTATAACACGGTGCAACTCCTGCATGTCATTCCGTTTTGCTTCGGGCTGACTTGTAATATACTCGTTGATTTGTTCTAGAACGTTCATGGGTGTGAATTTGTAAGGTGCTTATTTTCGCCTAATCAAAGGTATGAACCATAAAATGATTTAGTTAGAAACGTTTGAACTTAAAATTGTCTTACTATAACACTTAAGATATTTTAGCTTTAGCCGTGTGAGAGAATATTTCATTTCACATTAAAACCAAAGAGTCAGGTTTGATATTACTAAATTGGAGGTATTAACAGCAGACCCTTTGCGTATATAGACCTTCTCATCCGACCAAAAAGTTCTACCTTCAAACCTCACCATGATATTGTGTGCAATTTGATAGTTGTAGCCCACCGAAGCACTGAACGAAGAAAACCCGTTAGTGGCTGTGATGGGGGCTATTTGTACGCTGTTAGGGTCGTTAAAATATTCAACCCTTGCGGCAACGGATGATGCTTTGCCAAACCGTAACCTGCCGATTAGGTTGGCCTGCCACCAGTTATGGTTTACCATTTTTCCAGCAAGGTCTCTGCGTTGCTGCACTCCAAAGTAAGCGCAGCCGGTGGCAGAAAACTTACCATCGGGATTGTAAATGAAAAATACATCAGTAAAATAACGGGCTCTGTTTTGGGGTGTAACAGATGATACTTCATTGCCTACGTATGTGTTCCAGTTTATCAGCCATTTTTTGGCAGGGCGGTATTCAACCTGTGTGCCGATGGATTTATCACTGTTAAGATCTTGTATTTGCTGCCAGCCGTTTAGCAGATATAAGTACAGGTTTACTTTGGAATTAAGCGTATAGCTGAGTTTTAACCCCGAAAGATAGTAGGGCACGTATTCAGGGGCGAAGGAACGGGTGTACATTAAATGGTCTTTTGATATGGCACTCTCGTTGGTGTAGGGAGAACCGAATACCCCGGCATCTAACCAAATCTCGCGTTTTTGTGATAAACGTATGCCCGCATACCCTTCAACAATATTTTTTAACACCCCGGGTTCAGCGGTGTAATTGGCATTGATATACGTGCCAAAACCGGGCACAAAACGCGCTCGGATGTTTTGAGAACTGTATTTAATATCAGCGTAGGCAAGGTTAATGGTAAACTCGTTGTGGCGCGCCATTGAAACAAAGTAAGGTCTGTCTGCTGATTTGGGCTCGTTAAAATCAAACCCGTAATAGGCATCTACATAACCCCCAACGGTTACTTTGCCTTCTTTTTGCACATCGGTGGTATCCATAACCCCTGTATTGGTAACCTGTGCTATCGAAACTGCACTATTGCAAAACGCACTAGCTATTAAAATAAACTTCCTCATTATTAGCTGGTTGGTTATAAATTATCAAAAGCTAAGCATAGCTTTAGTAGTGTACCCAATCCCTGCACATAGGCTTATGCATCAATGT includes:
- a CDS encoding porin; the encoded protein is MRKFILIASAFCNSAVSIAQVTNTGVMDTTDVQKEGKVTVGGYVDAYYGFDFNEPKSADRPYFVSMARHNEFTINLAYADIKYSSQNIRARFVPGFGTYINANYTAEPGVLKNIVEGYAGIRLSQKREIWLDAGVFGSPYTNESAISKDHLMYTRSFAPEYVPYYLSGLKLSYTLNSKVNLYLYLLNGWQQIQDLNSDKSIGTQVEYRPAKKWLINWNTYVGNEVSSVTPQNRARYFTDVFFIYNPDGKFSATGCAYFGVQQRRDLAGKMVNHNWWQANLIGRLRFGKASSVAARVEYFNDPNSVQIAPITATNGFSSFSASVGYNYQIAHNIMVRFEGRTFWSDEKVYIRKGSAVNTSNLVISNLTLWF
- a CDS encoding DUF1801 domain-containing protein, which translates into the protein MNVLEQINEYITSQPEAKRNDMQELHRVIMGINPDCRLWFLDGKNSENKVVSNPNIGYGFQTMKYTDGKTREFYQIGISANTSGISVYILGIDDKTYLADTYGKSLGKAGVTGYCIKFKKLQDINIEVLKDAIRFGFEAKN